The Amycolatopsis nigrescens CSC17Ta-90 genomic interval AGTGGAACAGCAGGTTGCCGGTCTCGCGCAGGTAGCCGCGTTCGGCGCTGATGCTGCGCACGCCGTCCGCTTCTTCGCGCTCGACCTTCCGCCAGCCAGACAACCGGGCCTTGGCGTCGGCCAGCACCTCGTCCGCGTCCGCGGTCAGTTCGGCACGCCGGTGGTGCGGCATCCTGGCCAGCCGCCGCGGGGTCAGCACCGGCTTCGCGCGCATCGACCGGACGTACTCCACGCTGCGCGGCAGCAGGCAACCGACCAGCGAGACCATCAGCAGCAGGTAGATCGCGGAGAACCAGACGCTGGAGTAGACCTCGAAGAACTGCAGGCGGTCCAGCAGGTTGCCCCACCAGCCGTGCGCGGCGATGTACTCGTCGGTCTTCGTCGCGTTGAGCGTGCGCTGCGGCAGCAGCGCACCCGGCATCGCGGCGAGCGCGAGCAGGAAGAGCAGGATCAGCGCGGTACGCATGGAGGTGAGCCCGCGCCAGGTGTTGCGCAGGAAAGCGAGCACGCGTTTCGCCCGCGAATTGCGGTAGGGCCGCTGGGGTTCGGCCGGCGGCGCCGTCGCGGCTGAGTCTGATTGCGCCTCCGCGGGAGGGAGTGCGTCGGCGGGGGTCACAGCGGGAGCCTCACATCGTTCACCAGCGTGTTGCGCAGCACCCCGACCAGCTCGCCCCACAACCCGGTGACCAGCAGGATGCCCACGACCAGCAGCAGCCCGCCGCCGAAGAGCTGCACGCCCCGGCCGTGCCGGCGCAGCCAGTCGGTGGCGCGCACCGCCCAGCGGGTGCCGAACGCGATCAGCAGGAAGGGCAACCCGAGGCCGAGGCAGTAGACCAGCACCAGCAGGAAGCCGCGGACCGCGGAGCCGCCGGTGGAGCTGGCCAGCAGGATCACCCCGGACAGGGTCGGGCCGATGCACGGGGTCCAACCGAGGCCGAACACCGCACCGAGGAGCGGCGCGCCCCACAACCCGCCGCGCGGCACCTTGTGCGAACGGACGTCCCGCTGCAGCGCCGGGATCAGGCCGAGGAAGACCAGCGCCATCGCGATGGTCAGCACCCCGCCGATGCGCTGCAGCAGGTCCTGGTTGACCAGCATGGCGTCGGCGAGCCAGACCAGGCTGCCGAGTCCGGCGGTGAACACCACGGTGAAGCCGAGAATGAACAGGCCGGTCGCGCCGACCACGGCGTACCGGCCCTTCTTGCGCTCCTCGTCCGCGCCGACCGCGGGCGCTTCGGCGCCCACCAGCGCGGCCAGGTAGGCGAGGTAGCCCGGCACCAGCGGCACCACGCAGGGCGAGGCGAAGGAGATCGCTCCGGCCAGCAGCGCCACACCCGCCGCGAGCAGCAGCGGACCGGAGGTGGCCAGCTCGGTCACGGAGTTCACCCTGATGAGGGTAGGGAACGTGCTTCCTGAGAACCGGGCAGGGTACCGATGCGCGCACCGACTGTCCTTTGAGGGGTGAAAGCGGGGAGGGCTTGGAGGCTGTGGTCGACGGCGGTGGTGCCGTAATCGAACATGTCGCGTTCGTAGGCGGAGAGGGCGGCGGTGAGGTCGAGCCGGCCGTGGAGTACCTCGGTTAGCTTGCGCCGCAACAGGTTCGCGTCGTGCAGGGCGGTGTTGGCGCCGTTGCCGCCGCTCGGCGAGGTGGCGTGGATCGCGTCCCCGAGCAGGGTCACCGGACCGGCGGGCCAGCGCGCGCCCGGCCGCACCACCCGGATCGACAGCTCCGCGCTCTGCACCGCGTCGGTCGCCTTGACCACGGCCCGCAGCTCCGGGTGCCAGCCGGCCATCAGCTCCGCCAAGGGTTTCGGCGAACCCGGCATGGTGACCCAGCGCAGATAGTCCGCGGTGTCCGATAGCACGACTTCGGGCGCATACCGGGCTGCTGCCCGTTTCGGCGGCTCACGGAACTTCATCAGCCCCAGCATCAGGGTCAGCTCCGGCGTCTTGATCACCGTGCCGAAACCGGGCACCAGCTTGGCGAACCGCTCGTCGAGCGGGGTGCGGCCGACCACGAACCGCACCCCGGTGTCGAACGGCCGGGTCTCCGGGCTGAGCCGGCCGCGCACCGCCGAGTTCACGCCGTCCGCGCCGACCAGCAGATCCGCGACCGTCTCGGTGCCGTCCGAGAAGGACACCGACACCCGCGAATCGGGCCGGACCCGGTAATCGGTGAACTCACGACCGAACCGCAGGTGCGGACCGAGACCCGCGGCGAGGAGCTGCCGCAGCACCTGCCGGTCGATCGCGGTGGCGGCGGCCGGTCCGAGATCGCCGACCGGGTTCAGCCGGTGGTCGAGCACCGGCCTGGCGCCTTCGAGATCGCCCATGGTGGCCGTCAGCAGGGGGTGCAGTCGTTCGGGCAAGCAGTCCCGCAGTGCCGATTCGCCCTGCTCGGCGAGGCCGATCCGGTAGCCCTGGAAGCGGGCGCTGATCGCGGCGTCCCGCTCGTAGACGGCCACCTCGACACCGGCCCGCAGCAGCCCCTGGGCGAGGCAGAGCCCGCCGAGCCCGGCCCCGATCACCACAACACGCATCAAGTCCTCCTGGGCACTGTTCAATTGAACACCGCTCAAGGTACCTGAGCGCTGTTCAGTCCGCCAGCCGTGATGGACTTGCACGCATGTCGTTGAACCAGGCCACCGTGCTGGCGGCCGCGGTCGAGCTACTGGACGAGGTCGGCCTGGACGAGCTGTCCACCCGGCGGCTGGCGGCCAGGCTCGGCGTCCGGGTCGGCGCGCTGTACTG includes:
- a CDS encoding cytochrome c biogenesis CcdA family protein, which translates into the protein MNSVTELATSGPLLLAAGVALLAGAISFASPCVVPLVPGYLAYLAALVGAEAPAVGADEERKKGRYAVVGATGLFILGFTVVFTAGLGSLVWLADAMLVNQDLLQRIGGVLTIAMALVFLGLIPALQRDVRSHKVPRGGLWGAPLLGAVFGLGWTPCIGPTLSGVILLASSTGGSAVRGFLLVLVYCLGLGLPFLLIAFGTRWAVRATDWLRRHGRGVQLFGGGLLLVVGILLVTGLWGELVGVLRNTLVNDVRLPL
- a CDS encoding FAD-dependent oxidoreductase, producing MRVVVIGAGLGGLCLAQGLLRAGVEVAVYERDAAISARFQGYRIGLAEQGESALRDCLPERLHPLLTATMGDLEGARPVLDHRLNPVGDLGPAAATAIDRQVLRQLLAAGLGPHLRFGREFTDYRVRPDSRVSVSFSDGTETVADLLVGADGVNSAVRGRLSPETRPFDTGVRFVVGRTPLDERFAKLVPGFGTVIKTPELTLMLGLMKFREPPKRAAARYAPEVVLSDTADYLRWVTMPGSPKPLAELMAGWHPELRAVVKATDAVQSAELSIRVVRPGARWPAGPVTLLGDAIHATSPSGGNGANTALHDANLLRRKLTEVLHGRLDLTAALSAYERDMFDYGTTAVDHSLQALPAFTPQRTVGARIGTLPGSQEARSLPSSG